ACGCGCGATGCTTTACGTCCCGTACCCTCCCTGCCGCATCTCCGGCGGTCCTCCACCCCAATTGCTCTCAACATCGATCCACGGGCACGGCGCCCGCGGTGGGTACTGCTTTGTTTCTGAGGAGCGTATGGTGCAGCACAGCACACCGAAGTTCGGCTTCCTGATCGATATGGACGGAGTGCTCTATCGCGGTACGGATCTGATTAATGGCGCCGATCGGTTCGTGCGGGAACTCCGGGACCGCGACATTCCGTTCCGGTTCCTGACGAACAATAGTCAGCGCACGCGGCGCGACGTGGTGGCCCGGCTCGTGCGCCTGGGGCTTGATGTGGAAGAGGAGCACGTCTTCACCAGCGCGATGGCGACGGCCCGGTTCCTCGCGCAGCAGAAGCCCGGCGGCACCGCGTTCGTGATTGGTGAGGGCGGGTTGCTCACCGCGCTGCACCAGCACGGCTACGCGATCGTCGATCACGATCCGGATTACGTTGTTGTCGGTGAGGGGCGGACGTTCAACCTGGAACTCGTGGAAGTCGCGGTGCGGATGATCTTGGGCGGCGCGAAGCTGATCGCGACCAACATGGACCCGAACTGCCCGACGCAGAACGGGCTGCGACCCGGGTGCGGCGCACTCGTCGCGCTGCTCGAAACCGCTACCGGAGTAAAGGCGTTTAGCGTGGGTAAGCCTAGCCCGGTCATGATGCGGGCCGCGCGTAAGGAACTTGGGCTGACTACCGACCAGACGACGATGGTCGGCGACACGATGGAAACGGACATTCTGGGTGGAGTGCAGCTCGGCTTCCACACCGTGCTCGTGTTGAGCGGCGGAACCAAGCACGAAGACCTGCCGCGTTACACCTACAGCCCGGAAACGGTGGTTCCGTCGCTAGCGGAACTGACCGACCTGCTCGACGCGAACGACTGGCAGCCGCCGTGGCGCCAGGCCCGCGTGCGCGCCACGGCTCGGGTGTGATAGAAGCTCTTGTTGGCACTCGCGGTTCATCTGGTGCCTCTTAACGAACCGCGAGTGCCAACGAGCGGGTGAAACTATTCCGGGGCCGGTGTCGCGCTGGAAACAGTCGTTGCCGCTTTCACCGGTCGATCGCGTCGGAACTGATTGAGATAGACCGCCACCAACAAGAACACCCCGCCGACCGCGGTCTGCCACAAAGGGCCGTACAGCGGATTCTCGCGCTTCCAGCGGTGGTAGGTGAAAGCGTCTTCCAGCCCCATCGAATCCGGTACTCGGTCCCACGCCGTTAGCGGCCCGCGCCGGTGGAACTCATACGACCACGTGCCGTCGCGCCGCACGGTCGGCCGGAACGTCAGCGTGACCTCGGACGCCAGCCAGTGATCCGGCCACCCCAAACCGAAGTACGTGCGCTCGGCGTTTTCGGTCGATTCGTACTGTCGCGTGGGAATGAACCACAAGACAAGCACACTGAGCGCGGCGAGTCGCAATCCCCACACCGCGACGGCCAAACCGATTCGCCGACGAAGTGCCACTCGCTCGCTGATCGCCACATTTCCTCCGAATACAAACTGGCACGAGCGAGAGGCTTCGCGAGGGCCGGTTCCGGTCTGAACCGGCGCCCGGAATTATGCACCGAAACGGTTACCCGTTCGCGTTCCACCAGTCCTGCGCAATCGCGAACGACATGGTCATGCCCAATCCGCCCGGGGCGACGGCGATCACGCAGCCCGGTTGCGGTTCGGCCGTCACGAAGTGCTTCTCCGGGTGCTTCGCGTAGATGCCGTGCCAGCGCGCCGCGATCGACCAGTCGGGCAGGTCCGCCAATACGCGCAGTTGCTTGAGGATGAGTTCGTCGATCTCGACTTTGTCGAAGAGGCTGATGTCCGCGTCGTACTCGTGCGAGTCGCCGATCACCACCTCGCCGCGGTCGTTCTGCGAGGCCATGACGTGGATGCCGTACTTCACGTAATCCGGCATCGTTTCCGCGATCCGGCGCTTCAGTTGAGGTAGCGCCGAGCACATTTCAAACGCCTTGTAGTGACACAGCGTCAGTCCGCCGGCGACGTGCGTGCCGATTCGCCAACCGTTCGCTTGCGGCCGCGTTTTCATCATCTGGAGCTTGCACCGGCGGATGCCGCTCGTCGCGAAGACTTCCGGGAAGAGCGTCTCGAAATCGGCCCCAGAACAGACGAGCACGCGGTCCGCGCGCCACGACTCACCGCTCGCCGTCGTGACGCGCGGCATCGTGATGTCGGTGACCGTTTCGCCGAGTCGGAACTGCACGCCGTGGGCTTCCGCCAGGAAGCGCGGGAGGCGGGCTACCGCTTCCGGCGGGTTCACCGCCAGTTCGGTCGGGCTGTACAGCCCCCCCCGGAGTCCTGCCGGGTTCGCAACCGGGAACCGGTTCAGTACCTCGGCGCGGGACAGGTATTCGCACTTCACCCCGAGCGGCGCGGCCGTTTCCGCGAACTCGCGCAGCACAGCGTCTTCGTCTTCCTCGTGCGCGAGGTGCAGCGAGCCGCACTCCGAAACCCACACCCCTGCTTGTGCCTTCAGTTCCAGCCACCGGGCACGACTGCGCAGGGCGCGATCGTAGGATTCTCCGGGCAACTGACCGATGGGCCACACCATGCCGAAGTTGCGCACGGACGCGCCCTGCGGCTTGGTCGTGCGATCGAACACCACAACCGAGTGCCCGCGGCGCGCGGCTTCCCACGCGAACGCGAGCCCCACGATCCCTCCACCCACTATCGCAACGTTCGCTCGGCGCTCGGTTCCCACGCTCAGCCTCCATCGGATCGCGAGGGGGTCGCACGGACCGAACTCTCGCGCACAATCAAGTGCCCCGGAACAACCACTTTCAGCGGGCGGCGGTCCGGGTTCTGCCTCCGCTCCCGCATCAGCCGAATTGCCTGCTCCGCCAGCCCCTCGGACGGGTACGAATACGTCGTAATCCCGATAGCGAACTGGTCGCCCATTGGCAGGTCGTCGGACCCGACCACGGCCACCTCGTCGGGCACCCGGATGCCGCGATTCAGAAGCTCGAAGATCAGTCCCATCGCGGTGTAGTCTTGGAAACAGAGCACGCCGTCGAGATTTCGTTCCCGAATTTGATCGGCGAGATGGGCGTAAGCCTCGCGCGACGACAAATCGTGGCTCTGGTAGAGC
This region of Gemmata massiliana genomic DNA includes:
- a CDS encoding TIGR03364 family FAD-dependent oxidoreductase — encoded protein: MGTERRANVAIVGGGIVGLAFAWEAARRGHSVVVFDRTTKPQGASVRNFGMVWPIGQLPGESYDRALRSRARWLELKAQAGVWVSECGSLHLAHEEDEDAVLREFAETAAPLGVKCEYLSRAEVLNRFPVANPAGLRGGLYSPTELAVNPPEAVARLPRFLAEAHGVQFRLGETVTDITMPRVTTASGESWRADRVLVCSGADFETLFPEVFATSGIRRCKLQMMKTRPQANGWRIGTHVAGGLTLCHYKAFEMCSALPQLKRRIAETMPDYVKYGIHVMASQNDRGEVVIGDSHEYDADISLFDKVEIDELILKQLRVLADLPDWSIAARWHGIYAKHPEKHFVTAEPQPGCVIAVAPGGLGMTMSFAIAQDWWNANG
- a CDS encoding TIGR01457 family HAD-type hydrolase yields the protein MVQHSTPKFGFLIDMDGVLYRGTDLINGADRFVRELRDRDIPFRFLTNNSQRTRRDVVARLVRLGLDVEEEHVFTSAMATARFLAQQKPGGTAFVIGEGGLLTALHQHGYAIVDHDPDYVVVGEGRTFNLELVEVAVRMILGGAKLIATNMDPNCPTQNGLRPGCGALVALLETATGVKAFSVGKPSPVMMRAARKELGLTTDQTTMVGDTMETDILGGVQLGFHTVLVLSGGTKHEDLPRYTYSPETVVPSLAELTDLLDANDWQPPWRQARVRATARV